TGGGCGGCGTTGAGGTGACGGACAAGACGCTGGAGCACGCGCGGGAGATGATTGGACTTGCGGAGCACAAGAAGGCAGTGATGACGTCAGGCTAGAGGAGTGGGAGCATTTTGGAGTTATAAAAGCGGAGGAGAGGGGTTACCTTATAGGTACACAAAAAGGCGGTGCTGCCAAGTAAGCTAGCCGTAGGATCGCTTGCTACATAAGCTGCATGTACATCTACAGGCAGCGAACGGAGCAAGCACGAGGCGCCGCTAACAAAGGAAGCAAGGGAGCGTGAGCGAATTGAGTTCCAACCAGAGAAGAAAATTGCTTGGATTACTGCTCGTCCTCTTCGTTTGTTTGGGTAGCTTGTCCACCCCTTTCCGCAGCTTTGCCTCATTCCCCGAGGAACTTCGATTGTTCACCGGTCAGCACACACAGCTGAAGCTTGCCATGCCAGTTAATGCTCAACTTACGGTTAATCATCCTGAAATTATTAAAGTTAATGGCTCCACCGAGCACTCCTTCCAAATCGATCTGCACAAGCCGATCTCGCTTGAATCGTATCAAGCAGGCCATGCGGAGATGAAGCTGAAGCTGTTCGGTGCGATCCCGCTCAAGACCGTCAAGGTCAACGTCGTGCCTGACCTGAAGGTCATTCCTGGCGGACAGACGATCGGTGTGAAGCTGAAGTCTGCTGGCATCATGGTGGTCGGTCATCATCTTGTGTCGATCGCCGACGATAAGAAGTCTTCCCCAGGTGAGGAGGCCAAAATTCAGCTCGGCGACTTGATCGTCAAGATGAACGGCAAGCCGATCCAGGACGTGACGAAGGTAGCTGATGTCGTGAAGGAAGCGGGGGAGAGCAATAAGCCGCTCATCCTTACCATTGTACGCGGCTCGGAGACGCTCGACATTCCGATCACGCCAGCCTATGATTCGATTGATAAGGCCTATCGATTAGGCTTATACATTCGGGATTCTGCGGCGGGTGTTGGTACTCTGACATTCTACGCGCCGGATCAGGGCGTATACGGAGCGCTCGGCCATGTCATTACGGATATGGATACACAATCGCCGATTGTTGTCGGCGGCGGGGAGATCGTGCATTCCAACGTGACCTCCATCTCCAAGAGCCAGAATGGGGAGCCGGGAGAGAAGCGTGCGCAGTTTTCGCGTGAGAGCAAGGCGATCGGTAACATTGAACGGAATACACAGTTCGGTATTTTTGGTAAAATGTTTCATTCTCCAGAGCATAGCTTGAACAGTAAGGCGCTGCCTGTTGCCTTCGCAGAGGATGTG
Above is a genomic segment from Paenibacillus sp. YYML68 containing:
- the spoIVB gene encoding SpoIVB peptidase; this encodes MSSNQRRKLLGLLLVLFVCLGSLSTPFRSFASFPEELRLFTGQHTQLKLAMPVNAQLTVNHPEIIKVNGSTEHSFQIDLHKPISLESYQAGHAEMKLKLFGAIPLKTVKVNVVPDLKVIPGGQTIGVKLKSAGIMVVGHHLVSIADDKKSSPGEEAKIQLGDLIVKMNGKPIQDVTKVADVVKEAGESNKPLILTIVRGSETLDIPITPAYDSIDKAYRLGLYIRDSAAGVGTLTFYAPDQGVYGALGHVITDMDTQSPIVVGGGEIVHSNVTSISKSQNGEPGEKRAQFSRESKAIGNIERNTQFGIFGKMFHSPEHSLNSKALPVAFAEDVKEGPAHIYTVINGQKVEKFDIEIVHVAKQDYPATKGMVIKITDPRLLDKTGGIVQGMSGSPIIQNGKVIGAVTHVFVNDPTSGYGCFIEWMLQDAGIMLRPSAELKEKESQLKAS